The region ACACGCATTAGTAGAACTAATCTTGAGAATATTGAAATTCCAATCCCTCCCTTAAAAGAGCAGAGATTGATCGCAAAGATTCTCTCAGCAGTGGATGATGCCATTGATAAGACAGATGCTGTTATTGAAAAGACCAAAGAACTAAAAAAGGGCTTAATGCAGATTCTTTTTACAAAGGGAATTCAAAAAGGACGATTAAAAACTCAAGATTTTAAAGAAACGGAGATTGGCAGGATACCAAAAGACTGGGAAATTAGAAATATTAAATCTTTAGCAAAGAAAATAATTAATGGAGGTACACCGGACACAAATACTGAAAAATATTGGCATGGCAATATTCCATGGATTACAGGTGCCGATTTCTCTGATCAAAAAGTGACAAACATTAGACGGCATATAACAAAAGAGGCTGTTGCAAATAGCAACACAAATGTGGTGCCTCAAGGAACAATACTGGTTGTAACAAGGACAGGCGTAGGAAAACTGGCTATGGCCTCATATGACATAGCTATCAGCCAGGATATAACTGGGATAATTTCAAATGATGAGTTAGTAATTCCAAGATTCTTGTTCTGGATACTAAACTACTACGTGCCACAGCTCAAAGCTGCACACCAAGGTACTTCAATCAATGGCATTCTTCGAAGTGATTTAGAAGATTTTATGATCCCGGTCCCAACAATCCAGGAGCAGAAAAAAATCACTGAGATTCTTTCAACTATTGATGATGAGATATCCCATGAGGAAAAGCATAAACACCAATTAGAGCAGATAAAAACAGCCCTCATGCAGGTACTTCTGACAGGGAAGGTGCGGGTTTAATTTTATGGCTCCATTTAACGAAGACACACTTTCGGAAAAGCCGGCAATCGAGCAGTTGAAAAGAATGGGATACCTCTTTATTCGCGGGGAGCAGTTTGATCCGCAGGAGACAGAGGATTCCGAACGTTCGTCGCGGAGGGATGTTGTTCTGGTCAGCCGACTGAGGACTAAGCTTATTGAATTTAATCCGGATGCTTCTGAAGGAACTATAGATAAGGCCATCCGTCATGTGACGAATATACAGGGTACCGGTCTTCTGGAGGAAAATAAAATATTTCACCATGAGCTTATTTCTAATATCTCAATAGAGCAGGAAACGGGAGACGGCAGGCGGGGACTTACTGTCAGATTTATTGATTTCGATAACCCGGAAAGAAACGAGTTTCTTGCGGTCAATCAGTTCTGGATAAAGGGACATGAGGTTTTTGATCGTCCAGACATCGTTATCTTTGTGAACGGAATACCCCTTGTTGTTATAGAATGCAAAAGTCCTGTTGCCCGGGAGACGGGGGTAATGGATGCACTGGATCAATTGGTACGCTATCAAAAAGAAATCCCCGCTTTGTTCCGGACCAATCAAATCTTAATCGGCGTCAACTTGTTCGGAGCCCAATATGGAGTTGTCGGAGCAAAACAGGAAAACTTCCATGAGTGGAAAGCAAAACCAGATGAGAAATTACCGATACTAAATGACCACCCTATAGTGAAAGAGATGCTTGAACTGAAGTTGATAAATAAAAATGATCTTTCTCTGACTCCGGCATCCCAGGATGTTATGATTGCAGCGCTTCTTAAGAAGCAGAACCTTCTTGATATAATCAGGAACTTCATCGTTTTTGATACAGATAACGGCAAGATTGGGAAGAAGATTGCCCGCTATCAGCAGTTCATTGCCGTCCAGAAAATCGTCGACAGGGTTACTCATGAAAAGGAAAAGAAAGGGATAATCTGGCACTGGCAGGGATCCGGAAAGTCCCTTACAATGCTCTTTGCTGCACTGAAACTCAGAAGGGATGAAGCCAGACTTAAGAATCCTTATTTTCTTGTCGTAACGGACAGGAAGGATCTGGACGGGCAAATCTCCGATACGTTCCGTGATTGTGGCTTCCCAAATACAATCCAGGCAGAGAATTCAAGGGAACTCTACCGTATGCTATCAGAGGGCGTTGGACGCACTATTATGACCACTGTCCAGAAATTTAGGACAATGCCGGAAAAGCCTCTTTCAACCGCAAAGAATATCATTGTTCTGACGGATGAAGCCCACAGGACCCAGTACGGGAGTTTTGCTCTCAATTTAGGGAAAGCTCTTCCTAACGCGGCAATCTTTGCTTTTACCGGGACACCTCTGGATAAACGATACAGGAATACGTATAAGGTTTTCAGCCCGATAGGGGAACGATATTTGGACAGGTACAGTATATACCAATCCGAGCAGGACAAGGCTACCGTGCCTATAAAATACATGAGCCGAATGGCAGCACTGCGTATAGTAGGCTCATCTATTGATGCATTATTATCTGCTCTGTTCCCCGAAAAAACGAAGAAAGAGCTTGCATCCATTAAAAGGCAATATGCTAATCCCGATGCCCTGACTTCTGCACCTCAACGGATAGAAAGGATCGCATTGGATATTATAGAACACTATAATCAGGCCATTAAGCCAAACGGCTTTAAAGCAATGATTGTGGCTGAAACCCGTGCGGCAGTTGATAAATATAAGACTGCACTGGATCGCCTTATTGATCCTGCTATATCGGCAGTAGTCATGACTATAAATGACCAGGATGATCCAGATGAATGGAAAGAAAAATATTTTCTTACGGATAAAGATGAAGTTGCCCTGAAAGGGCGATTCAAGGATCCTGCTGATCCGCTTTCATTTTTAATCGTCTGCGACAAACTGCTTGCGGGATTCGATGCACCTGTTCTCCAGGCGATGTATCTGGACAGCCGTCTCAGGGAACACAACCTGCTTCAGGCTGTGGCACGGACTGACAGGCCATATCCAAGGAAAAATTTCGGGCTTGTTGTGGATTATATAGGTATTGGAACAGGACTCTTAAAGGCTCTTGAAATGTATAATGCCGAAGATCTTGTTGGATTTCTTGACACTGATG is a window of Deltaproteobacteria bacterium DNA encoding:
- a CDS encoding restriction endonuclease subunit S; amino-acid sequence: MSNQISTLRMEQKFKKTPAGEIPVDWEAKQLGKVGIATDGDWILNKDYSKSGVRLLQIADIGVGKFLNKSMRFISEESANKLNCSILQPGDILISRMPDPIGRACQLPELNYQSITAVDVTIWRPDPDKYDRRFLTYYLNSSKWFALVNNYSSGTTRTRISRTNLENIEIPIPPLKEQRLIAKILSAVDDAIDKTDAVIEKTKELKKGLMQILFTKGIQKGRLKTQDFKETEIGRIPKDWEIRNIKSLAKKIINGGTPDTNTEKYWHGNIPWITGADFSDQKVTNIRRHITKEAVANSNTNVVPQGTILVVTRTGVGKLAMASYDIAISQDITGIISNDELVIPRFLFWILNYYVPQLKAAHQGTSINGILRSDLEDFMIPVPTIQEQKKITEILSTIDDEISHEEKHKHQLEQIKTALMQVLLTGKVRV
- a CDS encoding type I restriction endonuclease subunit R yields the protein MAPFNEDTLSEKPAIEQLKRMGYLFIRGEQFDPQETEDSERSSRRDVVLVSRLRTKLIEFNPDASEGTIDKAIRHVTNIQGTGLLEENKIFHHELISNISIEQETGDGRRGLTVRFIDFDNPERNEFLAVNQFWIKGHEVFDRPDIVIFVNGIPLVVIECKSPVARETGVMDALDQLVRYQKEIPALFRTNQILIGVNLFGAQYGVVGAKQENFHEWKAKPDEKLPILNDHPIVKEMLELKLINKNDLSLTPASQDVMIAALLKKQNLLDIIRNFIVFDTDNGKIGKKIARYQQFIAVQKIVDRVTHEKEKKGIIWHWQGSGKSLTMLFAALKLRRDEARLKNPYFLVVTDRKDLDGQISDTFRDCGFPNTIQAENSRELYRMLSEGVGRTIMTTVQKFRTMPEKPLSTAKNIIVLTDEAHRTQYGSFALNLGKALPNAAIFAFTGTPLDKRYRNTYKVFSPIGERYLDRYSIYQSEQDKATVPIKYMSRMAALRIVGSSIDALLSALFPEKTKKELASIKRQYANPDALTSAPQRIERIALDIIEHYNQAIKPNGFKAMIVAETRAAVDKYKTALDRLIDPAISAVVMTINDQDDPDEWKEKYFLTDKDEVALKGRFKDPADPLSFLIVCDKLLAGFDAPVLQAMYLDSRLREHNLLQAVARTDRPYPRKNFGLVVDYIGIGTGLLKALEMYNAEDLVGFLDTDDVERELEKLKEYHKTLMEIFSGISFEGDPKEIIQECMDILRNKKMRSEFDSVYRAFARSMDFLMPDVRVGVYIRDFKFLGVIREGARNLYRDESLRMEDLSRRIEALIHAHIVTEGMENLLEPLTISSSDFAEKIQSKGSDKAKAIHLEYAIRDTINSHAAEDPAYYESLQKQLEELIESQKKDRKDDAELLRSLMQIKEDEKKKDANARKYGLEGSKEFAFFGLLRKYQEEIPLKTDEEMASLAKDIIRIIEERAVVEWTERDDIQKEMRREAKRLLRTKGCKDKDLQHLTTEFMELAQKWVKR